The following proteins come from a genomic window of Paenibacillus swuensis:
- a CDS encoding sulfatase family protein, producing MNILNFNFYSRRWIITLILVLALLSGLIYSGDNLTTKKALAAPTQPNIVFILTDDLNEDVFAKDAGLQSLLTQKGTKFDKHFVELSLCCPSRTSTLRGQYAHNTGIYTNDAASGGGFQTVYSKGLENSTIGTWLQDAGYRTAFFGKYLNGYPNGAPSNTYIPPGWTRWFSPIGGTPYAQYNYSVNDNGNIVTYGNTDADYGTDVISKKLTTFIKNSTTNYPNKPFFTWVAPYLPHGPATPPSRHAGKYAGEKAPRTPSFNEADVSDKPEWVKNKPLLTANQIQNIDDFYVKRRESLLAVTDLVRNVIDTLTAQGIIDNTYIVFTSDNGFHQGQHRLDSGKNTAFEEDLNVPLIIRGPGVPAGQVVNNFTAHIDLATTFAALAGITPPNFVDGRSLVPFLKGNTPSVWRLALLNEHAGPSTLNSNTSNGLLEPQDPNDVQAIAKGGAPVYLGLRVKPVITTAVKTYGPLNYVSYDTGEHELYDLKADPYQLNNSYNALTTADPVLKRKLDTWINNLKNASGQALRDAEETIPQ from the coding sequence ATGAACATATTAAATTTTAATTTCTATTCCCGAAGATGGATCATAACGCTGATATTGGTGCTTGCCCTGCTCTCCGGCCTCATCTACTCCGGTGATAACCTTACGACGAAGAAGGCATTGGCTGCACCGACCCAACCTAACATCGTCTTTATTCTAACCGATGATCTCAACGAGGATGTTTTTGCTAAAGATGCCGGCCTTCAATCGCTCCTGACCCAGAAGGGAACCAAGTTCGACAAACATTTCGTTGAGCTTTCCCTCTGCTGCCCATCTCGGACTTCAACCCTGAGAGGACAGTACGCTCACAACACGGGAATTTATACGAATGACGCTGCCAGCGGCGGAGGCTTCCAGACGGTGTATAGCAAAGGTTTGGAGAACTCCACAATCGGTACCTGGCTCCAGGATGCAGGATACAGAACGGCATTTTTCGGCAAGTACCTGAATGGCTACCCCAACGGTGCACCTTCTAATACCTATATCCCCCCAGGCTGGACTCGTTGGTTTAGCCCGATCGGCGGGACCCCGTATGCTCAATACAATTACAGTGTTAACGATAACGGTAACATTGTCACCTATGGCAATACGGATGCCGATTATGGCACCGACGTAATCTCGAAAAAACTTACGACCTTCATAAAGAACTCGACCACCAATTATCCGAACAAACCTTTTTTCACCTGGGTCGCTCCTTATTTACCTCATGGACCCGCAACACCTCCATCACGTCATGCCGGTAAATACGCAGGCGAAAAGGCTCCGCGTACACCGTCATTTAACGAGGCTGATGTAAGTGATAAACCGGAATGGGTCAAGAACAAGCCGCTCCTGACTGCCAACCAGATCCAGAATATTGACGATTTCTATGTTAAGCGCAGGGAATCTCTTCTAGCAGTAACAGACCTTGTTCGTAATGTAATCGACACTCTGACGGCTCAAGGTATTATTGATAATACTTACATTGTCTTTACTTCTGACAACGGCTTTCACCAAGGACAGCACCGCCTGGATTCAGGTAAAAATACAGCCTTTGAAGAGGACCTTAACGTTCCCCTCATTATACGCGGCCCAGGCGTACCTGCAGGTCAGGTAGTCAATAACTTTACAGCACACATAGATCTTGCAACAACCTTTGCCGCCCTGGCCGGAATTACTCCGCCAAACTTTGTGGATGGCAGATCTCTGGTACCGTTCCTAAAGGGTAATACACCTTCAGTGTGGCGACTTGCGCTGTTAAATGAACATGCCGGTCCGAGTACGCTGAATAGTAATACTTCAAACGGTTTATTGGAGCCACAGGATCCTAACGACGTCCAAGCAATTGCTAAAGGCGGTGCACCTGTGTACCTCGGACTGAGGGTCAAACCGGTCATCACTACCGCTGTCAAAACATATGGTCCATTGAACTATGTCTCTTATGATACGGGAGAACATGAGCTATATGACCTGAAGGCAGATCCTTATCAGCTCAATAATTCCTATAATGCTTTAACTACCGCCGACCCGGTTCTCAAGCGCAAGCTAGACACCTGGATTAACAATTTAAAAAATGCTTCAGGTCAGGCACTTCGTGATGCCGAGGAGACGATTCCACAATAA
- a CDS encoding aldo/keto reductase → MKSKLGLGGHSFYSSLANEPVPSEQEQLNIVQACLDSGVDWFDTTYAPERIALGRCLQKLGRREEARVAVWNFFTDSTGQSETPAFVRLEEHHLAVMLEELKTDYVDLLVVHAHGDREGLKRELALAESWLRRGQIKGIGIGMCREEHLKELSPDSHVTTVFAPCNYFHQESLSLFEEAKRRGIGTFALSPFQRGWKLEQNGSEPAKTSELLLRWLTSQPHVDQVIVSMRRTEWIDTNRRAEQQGPLTEEQLAVLQGWQ, encoded by the coding sequence ATGAAGAGTAAGCTCGGGCTTGGAGGTCATTCCTTCTATTCGTCCCTAGCGAATGAACCTGTTCCAAGCGAGCAGGAGCAGCTCAACATTGTTCAAGCTTGCTTGGATTCAGGTGTGGACTGGTTCGACACGACCTATGCACCGGAGAGGATCGCCCTTGGCCGCTGTCTGCAGAAGCTTGGCCGCCGTGAGGAAGCTCGAGTGGCGGTATGGAACTTCTTCACGGATTCAACTGGTCAGAGTGAGACTCCTGCCTTCGTCAGGCTGGAGGAGCATCACCTAGCTGTTATGCTGGAAGAGCTGAAGACGGACTATGTGGATCTGCTTGTTGTACATGCACATGGCGATCGAGAAGGACTTAAGAGAGAACTAGCTCTAGCTGAATCATGGCTTCGCCGTGGTCAGATTAAGGGCATTGGTATTGGTATGTGTCGTGAGGAGCATCTGAAGGAGTTGTCACCTGATTCTCATGTGACAACTGTATTTGCGCCATGCAATTACTTTCATCAAGAATCACTTTCTCTATTCGAAGAAGCTAAGCGTAGAGGCATTGGAACTTTCGCCTTATCTCCATTCCAGCGGGGCTGGAAGCTGGAGCAGAACGGTTCTGAACCAGCTAAGACATCTGAGCTGCTGCTTCGATGGCTCACGAGCCAGCCTCATGTGGATCAAGTTATTGTGTCCATGCGTCGTACAGAGTGGATCGATACCAATCGAAGAGCCGAGCAGCAAGGGCCTCTAACAGAGGAACAATTAGCCGTTTTGCAAGGCTGGCAATGA
- a CDS encoding DUF4180 domain-containing protein — MKISTVHNNGVNVAIVHSDEIIIYDVQSALDLMATVRYEVDSNHIIISKLLVSEEFFDLKTRMAGDILQKFINYQTKLAVIGDFTTYSSKSLRDFIYESNRGRDIFFLPDENQAIEKLSSV, encoded by the coding sequence ATGAAGATCTCAACAGTACACAATAATGGAGTAAATGTTGCCATTGTTCATAGTGACGAAATCATTATATATGATGTGCAATCTGCATTAGACCTTATGGCAACAGTAAGATATGAGGTTGACAGCAATCACATTATTATTTCTAAGTTGTTGGTTAGTGAGGAGTTTTTTGACTTGAAGACAAGAATGGCTGGTGATATATTGCAAAAGTTTATAAATTACCAAACCAAACTTGCAGTCATTGGTGACTTCACGACCTATTCCAGCAAAAGTCTTCGAGACTTTATATATGAGAGCAACAGGGGCAGGGATATTTTCTTTTTGCCCGATGAGAATCAGGCTATTGAAAAGTTGTCAAGTGTTTGA
- a CDS encoding SDR family NAD(P)-dependent oxidoreductase, translated as MSFRGKWALVTGASSGIGEQFARQLAKQGSHLVLVARSEGKLENLASVLTKMYGIKAKVICMDLSKEGAPSELYQQCQCFKVDIELLVNNAGFATHGFFEQVSGERQHEEVMLNVAAVVDMTHLFLPDMLRKNSGAVINVASTAGFQPLPYMAVYGATKAFVLSFTQALWWENRSRGIQFFALCPGSTDTSFFNVVGTEEASVGKKDAPERVVEVALRALKEGRTYVVPGVQNYIRAQLSRFITRKQALRLVGGMLRPRVDSGNNKYKNTGNQSDLAGRTIR; from the coding sequence ATGTCATTTCGAGGAAAATGGGCACTCGTTACGGGAGCTTCTTCCGGTATTGGAGAGCAATTCGCGAGACAACTGGCCAAACAAGGCAGCCATTTGGTGCTCGTGGCCCGATCGGAGGGCAAGCTTGAGAACCTGGCATCAGTGCTCACAAAGATGTATGGCATCAAAGCTAAGGTTATTTGTATGGATCTCTCAAAAGAAGGCGCGCCCAGCGAGTTATATCAGCAATGTCAATGTTTTAAAGTGGATATCGAACTGTTGGTCAATAATGCAGGCTTTGCTACACATGGCTTTTTTGAACAAGTGTCAGGTGAGCGTCAACATGAAGAGGTTATGCTCAATGTCGCCGCTGTTGTAGATATGACGCACTTGTTCTTACCGGATATGTTGCGTAAAAACTCAGGTGCAGTTATCAATGTTGCTTCAACCGCCGGATTTCAACCGCTTCCCTATATGGCTGTATATGGGGCTACAAAAGCTTTCGTCCTGTCGTTTACTCAAGCGTTATGGTGGGAAAACCGCTCCAGAGGTATCCAATTTTTCGCACTTTGTCCAGGTTCGACGGACACCAGCTTCTTTAATGTTGTAGGAACGGAAGAAGCCTCTGTTGGAAAGAAAGATGCGCCGGAAAGAGTTGTAGAGGTTGCACTTCGTGCGTTGAAGGAAGGGAGAACTTACGTCGTTCCGGGTGTGCAGAATTATATCAGGGCACAGTTATCGAGATTCATTACACGCAAACAAGCTCTTCGACTTGTTGGAGGCATGCTTCGTCCACGCGTAGATTCCGGCAATAATAAGTATAAGAATACAGGTAATCAATCTGATCTTGCAGGGAGGACAATTCGATGA
- a CDS encoding D-alanyl-D-alanine carboxypeptidase family protein, whose product MLIMISTLVYGIYPMEAVKAQEGSPLEISAESAILIDRKSGAVLFAKNENKQMAPASITKIVTAIIALETSPLNDMVTVSKRARGEEGTRVYLEEGEQQTMENLIYALMVNSGNDAGTAIAEHISGSNEAFSETMNVFVREQIQVTNSQFMNPHGLPDQQHFITAADMAKIAQYAMNNQKFREIVATKKKTWNGLTWKSQLVNHNKLLSSYQGATGLKNGYTSKSGHTLVASALRNDMELIGVILNSKNSKSLYKEMTDLLDYGFEQYSSVKLFEDQQKHVLNFEGKQIEFIANAEIITVIPNNETPNVLVDHLGNVSVKTSLGTLHAGSLLMMSEQQEQTLVSETDVKMNKTSNDTVWSLLLTCAWFLMNLFLLTMGYLMRKKRKKEIRYTTTYWNSHDY is encoded by the coding sequence ATGCTGATTATGATTTCAACTTTAGTTTACGGAATCTATCCTATGGAAGCCGTAAAGGCGCAAGAAGGATCTCCCCTTGAGATATCTGCTGAATCAGCAATTCTAATAGATCGGAAATCTGGAGCTGTTCTATTCGCAAAGAATGAAAATAAGCAAATGGCTCCCGCCAGTATCACGAAGATCGTCACAGCCATTATCGCTTTGGAAACAAGTCCGCTGAATGATATGGTGACTGTATCTAAGCGTGCGAGGGGCGAAGAAGGCACTAGGGTTTATCTTGAAGAAGGTGAACAACAAACGATGGAGAATTTAATTTATGCGTTAATGGTTAATTCAGGGAACGACGCCGGAACAGCCATTGCTGAACATATTTCCGGTAGCAATGAGGCTTTCTCCGAAACGATGAATGTATTTGTCAGAGAACAAATTCAAGTGACAAACAGTCAATTTATGAATCCTCATGGTTTACCTGATCAACAACACTTTATTACTGCTGCCGACATGGCTAAGATCGCTCAATACGCGATGAATAACCAGAAATTTCGTGAGATTGTGGCAACGAAGAAAAAAACCTGGAATGGATTGACTTGGAAATCCCAGTTGGTGAACCATAATAAGTTGTTGTCTAGTTATCAAGGAGCAACAGGGCTCAAGAATGGTTATACAAGCAAGTCGGGTCATACGTTAGTGGCTTCTGCTTTAAGAAACGATATGGAGCTGATCGGCGTTATATTAAATTCCAAAAACAGCAAATCTCTGTATAAGGAGATGACCGATTTACTGGATTACGGCTTTGAACAGTATTCTTCCGTGAAACTATTTGAGGATCAACAGAAACATGTACTAAACTTTGAAGGCAAACAAATTGAATTTATAGCGAATGCTGAAATAATAACCGTAATTCCCAATAATGAAACCCCAAATGTATTGGTGGATCATCTAGGTAATGTAAGTGTGAAGACTTCATTAGGCACCCTCCATGCGGGTTCATTGCTAATGATGTCTGAACAGCAAGAGCAAACTTTAGTTTCCGAAACAGATGTCAAGATGAATAAAACTTCAAATGATACGGTTTGGAGTCTACTTTTAACATGCGCATGGTTCTTGATGAACTTGTTTTTATTGACTATGGGATATCTTATGAGGAAGAAACGAAAAAAAGAAATCCGATATACAACAACTTACTGGAACTCCCATGATTACTAA
- a CDS encoding aminotransferase-like domain-containing protein, which yields MKKYLEVLSDLEQKMNHGQFVSGQKLPSVRNAAKHYGCSVSTITRAYAELENNHSVYSIAQSGYYVVEKQRNRPNVSESNRIDFASTSPDPSVFPYLDFKHSLDKALDTYKFDLFTCGDSKGMETLRHTLISHLAGEQVFAKVDWITITSGANRALEILAKMPFPNGNSVILVEQPSYDLYLRFLEAEGIPVCGISRSTAGIDLRELEEKFIHGGIKFFYTMPRYHNPLGTSYSADDRRIIARLASKYNVYIVEDDYMADLGEERGMDPIYSYNATSHVVYLKSFSKIIFPGLRLGVAVLPEKVIETFYEYQRYADTSQLSQAALEVYIQNGMYERHKRKISKQYAARIIVLNEAVKKHNAAGLLQISEVQSGVFIQFKMPQKVNLERLVERLAAMNIFVVSGKQFYLSGYMEREKFIRISISRAQPEQIEAGVRMIIEEVGREVKSPF from the coding sequence ATGAAGAAGTATTTGGAAGTTCTCTCTGATCTAGAGCAAAAAATGAATCATGGACAATTTGTTTCGGGTCAAAAGCTACCTTCCGTAAGAAATGCGGCGAAGCATTACGGCTGTAGTGTCAGTACGATCACTCGGGCATACGCGGAATTGGAGAACAACCACTCTGTTTACTCCATTGCTCAAAGCGGCTATTATGTGGTGGAAAAGCAGCGGAACCGGCCAAACGTATCGGAGAGCAACCGGATAGATTTTGCCTCCACATCACCGGATCCGTCCGTGTTTCCGTATCTGGATTTCAAGCACAGCCTGGACAAAGCCTTAGACACTTACAAATTCGACCTTTTCACCTGCGGTGATTCGAAGGGAATGGAAACGCTTCGTCATACACTCATTTCTCATTTGGCCGGCGAGCAAGTGTTTGCTAAAGTAGATTGGATAACCATCACGTCGGGTGCCAACAGGGCGCTCGAAATATTGGCAAAAATGCCGTTTCCTAACGGAAATTCGGTCATATTGGTTGAACAGCCGAGTTATGATTTGTATTTACGTTTTCTTGAGGCAGAGGGTATTCCGGTATGTGGGATTAGCAGGTCGACAGCGGGTATCGATTTACGTGAATTAGAGGAGAAGTTCATACATGGCGGAATTAAGTTCTTCTATACCATGCCGAGGTACCATAACCCGCTTGGCACCTCATACAGCGCGGATGACAGGAGAATAATTGCCCGACTAGCGAGCAAATATAATGTTTACATTGTAGAGGACGATTATATGGCCGATTTAGGAGAAGAACGAGGCATGGATCCCATTTACTCTTATAACGCTACGTCTCACGTTGTTTACTTGAAAAGCTTCTCAAAAATTATTTTCCCGGGACTTAGGCTTGGTGTTGCCGTATTGCCGGAAAAGGTAATAGAGACGTTCTATGAATACCAGAGATATGCAGATACCTCGCAACTGTCACAAGCGGCTCTCGAAGTGTACATCCAAAACGGCATGTATGAGCGGCATAAACGTAAAATATCCAAACAATATGCTGCGCGAATTATCGTTTTAAATGAGGCGGTGAAGAAGCATAACGCCGCAGGTTTACTCCAAATATCAGAAGTTCAATCCGGTGTGTTCATACAGTTCAAGATGCCTCAGAAGGTGAATCTTGAGCGCCTAGTAGAGCGGCTTGCAGCAATGAATATCTTTGTCGTCTCGGGAAAGCAATTTTATTTATCAGGTTATATGGAACGGGAGAAGTTTATAAGGATCAGCATTTCACGGGCACAGCCGGAGCAAATCGAAGCAGGGGTGCGAATGATTATCGAAGAAGTAGGGCGGGAAGTAAAATCACCATTTTAA
- a CDS encoding NAD(P)/FAD-dependent oxidoreductase yields the protein MNDLTCIIIGGGHTGLGALKKIQETTRNMAKERRIRIVLIDKQPGHVRKVMLFRPAASGEEIVVPWSHYGSEGVEFVQGTVTSVESGEKRIRYTDAQGKDTQIRYDLLVVAVGSIVRRPDPNQGGISLTDPQAAADIREQWRGNLRKAASETNPEERKRLMTIAVAGAGISGMEASAELVFAMREEALALGLSPSAVSVYLLNAQKRLFPEGPEKIGRKLDQTLGQCGVTVLHNCKAIREKSGVVTLNNGKRLDASLCIWTIGLMPNPALRGMGLPLTPEGQVKVDECYRVQGAPGVYSIGDCTRIVDPRTGKVDQMTCKEGGMQALRLGKIVLADLEGRPAPVHKSMMDVFCIGLGQDRGLVWARKWGLDVIITGKLAWKAKKLAWDSASTL from the coding sequence ATGAACGATTTGACCTGCATCATCATCGGAGGCGGCCACACAGGGCTTGGAGCGCTCAAAAAAATACAGGAAACGACCCGGAACATGGCGAAGGAACGGCGGATTCGGATTGTTCTAATCGACAAGCAGCCCGGCCATGTGCGCAAAGTGATGTTGTTTCGGCCGGCGGCGAGTGGGGAAGAGATTGTGGTTCCCTGGTCGCATTATGGTTCAGAAGGAGTCGAATTTGTGCAAGGAACGGTTACGTCTGTGGAAAGCGGGGAGAAACGAATTCGATATACGGATGCTCAAGGAAAGGATACTCAAATTCGTTATGACCTTCTAGTCGTAGCGGTCGGCAGCATCGTTCGTCGACCGGACCCCAATCAAGGCGGTATCTCTTTGACCGACCCGCAAGCCGCGGCAGACATCCGTGAGCAGTGGCGTGGCAATTTGCGGAAGGCTGCCAGCGAGACAAATCCCGAAGAACGTAAGCGACTGATGACCATCGCTGTTGCAGGAGCGGGGATCAGCGGCATGGAGGCTTCCGCCGAACTGGTGTTTGCCATGAGGGAAGAAGCGTTGGCGCTGGGGCTGAGCCCTTCCGCCGTATCGGTTTATTTGTTGAATGCGCAAAAGCGGCTGTTTCCGGAAGGGCCGGAGAAGATTGGACGGAAGTTGGATCAGACACTTGGCCAATGTGGCGTGACAGTACTTCACAATTGCAAGGCGATAAGGGAGAAATCAGGCGTGGTGACGTTGAATAATGGGAAACGATTGGACGCCAGCTTATGTATTTGGACGATTGGATTGATGCCAAACCCGGCCCTTCGCGGTATGGGGTTGCCGCTTACTCCTGAAGGTCAAGTTAAGGTGGATGAATGTTATCGCGTTCAAGGGGCGCCGGGCGTGTATAGCATTGGCGACTGTACGAGGATCGTCGATCCGCGTACCGGTAAAGTGGATCAAATGACGTGCAAAGAAGGTGGGATGCAGGCGCTTCGTCTGGGGAAAATTGTGTTGGCTGATCTGGAGGGCCGTCCCGCGCCGGTTCACAAATCGATGATGGATGTATTTTGCATCGGCCTGGGGCAAGATCGCGGTTTAGTTTGGGCACGCAAATGGGGACTTGATGTCATTATAACGGGAAAGCTTGCCTGGAAAGCCAAGAAGCTGGCGTGGGATAGCGCTAGTACGCTCTGA
- a CDS encoding nitroreductase family protein has protein sequence MTTSSIQNDALKVFRERHSVRHFDASYKLSEQEIKELLEIAGGAPSSWNLQHWKFVAFTDAEAKEKLLPIARGQKQIVDASVTIAILGDLEANRNAELVYGSVIRAGLEDTYAGYNSHQVLLSDIEEAYAVNETSSYRRDEAIRNASLAAMQLMLATKAKGLDSGPLVGFEADAFINAFHVPPRYIPVLLVAIGKAAKPARTTSRFPVEQTIIWNGFEPDAT, from the coding sequence ATGACAACATCTAGTATCCAAAACGATGCTCTCAAGGTATTCCGTGAACGTCATTCCGTAAGACATTTTGATGCATCTTACAAACTCAGTGAACAAGAAATTAAGGAGTTACTGGAAATCGCTGGCGGTGCTCCTTCATCATGGAATCTTCAACATTGGAAGTTCGTCGCCTTTACCGATGCGGAAGCCAAGGAAAAGCTGCTTCCTATCGCGAGAGGCCAAAAACAAATCGTCGACGCTTCCGTTACCATCGCCATACTCGGGGACTTGGAAGCTAACCGAAATGCCGAATTAGTGTACGGGTCTGTCATCCGAGCCGGGCTTGAAGATACTTATGCAGGCTATAATTCCCACCAAGTCCTGTTGTCTGATATCGAAGAGGCTTATGCGGTAAATGAAACATCCTCCTATCGACGAGACGAAGCGATTCGTAACGCATCGCTTGCAGCGATGCAACTTATGCTCGCCACGAAAGCGAAAGGCCTCGACTCGGGCCCGTTGGTAGGGTTCGAAGCTGACGCCTTCATCAATGCGTTCCATGTCCCGCCGCGTTATATTCCAGTCCTACTCGTAGCCATTGGCAAGGCTGCTAAACCTGCCCGGACTACCTCCCGCTTCCCTGTAGAGCAGACGATCATCTGGAACGGGTTTGAGCCCGATGCCACATGA
- a CDS encoding TetR/AcrR family transcriptional regulator: protein MSNQDNSVNTNTRVLKTYQEARLQNIENLRKLVVDAAATLLQEEGPEAVTVRKVAQKMDCSTKIIYSLFVNKEGLAQQLYLEGCKLLANEFEGTPQVADPVQHLLNLGETFWQFGQHYSSYYKLMFGGAFADFKPDEESLQGTVTAMRQLLTLIGNAQEQGRIPGQYDTESIVRVIWASLHGVIHLYMGGHLGDVQLAHDVYRKTLSTIVSSLFPDHTA from the coding sequence ATGAGCAACCAGGATAACTCCGTTAATACGAATACACGAGTGTTGAAAACCTATCAAGAGGCTCGCTTACAAAATATCGAAAATCTCCGCAAGCTCGTTGTTGATGCTGCAGCCACGCTCTTGCAAGAAGAGGGACCGGAAGCCGTTACGGTGCGTAAAGTTGCGCAGAAAATGGATTGCTCGACAAAAATCATTTATAGCTTATTTGTTAATAAAGAAGGTTTGGCTCAGCAGTTGTATCTGGAAGGTTGTAAGCTTCTCGCTAACGAATTTGAGGGGACGCCGCAAGTTGCTGATCCGGTGCAGCATTTGCTGAATTTAGGGGAAACCTTTTGGCAATTTGGGCAGCATTACTCCAGCTATTATAAGCTGATGTTCGGAGGAGCCTTCGCAGATTTCAAACCGGACGAAGAAAGTTTGCAGGGCACTGTAACAGCCATGCGGCAATTATTGACCTTGATTGGCAATGCACAAGAGCAAGGACGGATTCCCGGACAGTACGACACGGAATCTATTGTACGAGTAATCTGGGCGTCGCTCCACGGCGTTATTCATCTCTATATGGGTGGACACTTGGGAGATGTACAATTGGCTCATGACGTATACAGGAAGACTCTGTCCACGATAGTCAGTTCGTTATTCCCAGATCACACCGCCTAG